The stretch of DNA GTACATaacttgtaaaaaataaattgactGAACAGTTTGAATtgatttaaaaactttaaatgtgtaaaaaataatCAAACCTGCCGAATCACAACCATAGACAGTAGTAGATCATAACAGATGCTGGAGCGCGGCGCCGCTTTATGACGTCACAAAACAAGACCAAAATAAAGGTCCCATTCACACGCTTCTGTCTGTATACACCCAAGACAATTTTAATAACTACTAATGAAAGGGTGTGAGATTCTGTCTAATAATGTTTTGGTGTAGAAACCATTTATACCTgatattacaatattaatattcaaaTACAAATGTGGGTTACAAGTTTAAAATACATGTAAATGCAAGTCTTAGACAACAGgacaaaaacaaagacagaaattaaattaagtctTGCAGGAACAGTAGGTTTTTATTTAATGTAGAAATACTGACAGGTCATAATCGAGAGGGATTGGCTCATCTTTCAGGAAGATGAAAGGTCATCTATAACTTGCATAGGTCGCTCGTCTATGAACGTGCTGCTCGATGCAGAAGCTCATGAGAGTGTTTGATGCCCTCTATTGAAACACTTCATCATTGACTCTCTTTGCTCTGATGAAAGTGaaatatattaaaggattagttcacttttaaataaacttttcctgataatttactctcccccatgtcatccaagatatccatgtctttctttcttcagtcgaacagaaattaaagtttttgatgaaatcattccaggatttttcttcatatagtagacttgaatgggcaccaaacgattgaaggtcaaaattagtttcactgcagcttcaaaatgttctacatgatcccatacgagtaataagggtcttatctagagaaaccatcactcattttctgaaaaaaatggaaaaaaaatttttttaaccttaaatgctcatcttgaactagctctcttcttcttctctattagaattccagcagtgtagacgctgctaagcatattactgccctccacaggtcaaagtttgaactaaattttatattcaatatgctagttcaatagtatataacaataagttcaaactttgacctgtggagggcagtaatacgcttagcagcgactacactgctggaattcaaatagaggagaaaaagaattgagctagttcaagatgagcatttaaggttaaaacttatataattttcaatttttttcagaaaatgagcgatggtttcactagataagacccttatttctcgtctgggatcgtgtagatcaatttgaagctgcagtgaaactaattttgaccttcaactgtttggtgcccattgaagtccactgtatggagaaaaatcctggaatgttttcatcaaaaactttaatttcttttcaactgaagaaagaaaggcatggacatcttggatgacacgggggtgagtaaattatcaggaaaagtttatttaaaagtgaactaatcctttaatatattGAATTATTTGTGTTCATTACAGCACTGAGAGCAACAGCGGGACGATCACATGACAGATATAGAAAGAAAACACTGACATTATTCTCCACAACACTACATGATGAATTCAGAGCATGGTATTACCACAGTTCATGTAGAAAAACATGGTTTATCATGTCAGGATACTTTCTAGATCAGGACGAGCAGCATGAACCACTGAACAAAGAAACTCcaacaattctgacatttacaGTAATGATGTGATTCATCTGGACTGATTTCAGAATTCAGCTTACAATTTTCCTTCTTTCATTCCTAATATATTTCAGAGTCATCTGGATTGAACTCATGATGATTAGACTCAATCCTTGTTTTTATCTTTTCTCAGAGTTGTCAGAGCATCAGGGGCTGGTTGCACCAGCTGGACATAAAAAAAGTTGGGTGTAAGCTCTACGTTGGACTTAGTTACGTCCAGCTTTCTGATGAATATTTACACCTGTTGCACCATCTAAAACTACAACTAGGCGCAGGTATGCTTAGCGTAGACGATGCACATACACGCTGACATGTTCTAAAGCACTGTTAGTTGAGACACTGTTCACATTACTATGGTTATCAACTAAACCTTTCAATAAATTCTATATATCTAGCATCTAGCGGATTGGTCTGGTCTCTCATTACTCTTTTACACTGGAAAACCCGCTGATCATGTAGCCTGTATACCAGATGCGCCATCatctcaacatttttatttatctttattttcacCATGGAAACAAGTCAAGACTTCTCACTTTACACCTACCTTTGACTAGGCGTAAGATTTAGTCTCAGACGTGTGCTACACCCAGATGGCGCAACAGGTATTAATTCTATGCATataacgatcggtttgtgcaagaaaccgaaccgtatttatataattttttacctctaaaacaccactatgtccactCTCAGTGAGCTACTGACACTATCCTGTTGTTATTTTTACCACAACAGAACttggaatataatatatgatgccacattgtgcagcttttggtCGTAATTTTCAATCGTTGGGCAACAAGAGAAGTGATTCAAGTCTTTACTAGCGATAAGAGGAGAAAAGAATGGGAAGTTGTGAAGAATGTGGACGAATAAAACTTCCTCAAGAGCCATGTCTTCTTCATCTGTTTACTTTGGGTCAATGGTAATCTTATAAGGCATACAAGTCTTAATACCCTAAAACTTAAGctttttcaatttaaatttgTAGTGCAACATTAGTGAGGAGGAAAACATTGAAGTTGTCCAATGTCTCTGTGGCTACTCAAACTGCTTTTCTGTTGTATGTTTGACGTATAAAAATCATCTGATGTGTCACCTGAATGCATTACACGGTTAAACGTGCTAAGCTACTATTTTATGCTATCACAGACATCATGTGCATCAGTGCATACAAGCTTAAAACAATACTGGTTCCAGATAAGAGCCAGTTTTCAGTTCCCAACCCTAGTCCTATCTGATTGCAACaatttccacactgagggcacgTGTAGGGTTTCTTCCAGGAGTGAAGTCTCATGTGAAATTTAAGGTTTCCTTTCATATTGAAATTCTTTCAACACTGTTGTCAGAGGAATGGCTTGACTCTAGTGTAAATTCTTTTATGGTCTTCAAAGTGTCCTTTCTGttggaaactctttccacactttCCACAAGGCATTTGTAGGGGTTTTCTCCAGAGTGAATAATCATGTGCCTGGCATGGTTCCTTTTTTGtctgaaactttttccacactgttggcaggtgaatggcttctctccagtgtgaattcttatGTGGTCTTGAAAGTGTTCGTCAcgattgaaactctttccacactgaaggcATGTGTAGGAGTTCTCTCCTGTGTGAATGTTCATGTGCCTGTCAAGGTCTTTTTTTTGtctgaaactttttccacactgttggcaggcgaacggcttctctccagtgtgaattcttttGTGATTTTCAAAGTGTTCTTTacgactgaaactctttccacactgaaggcATGTGTAGGGGTTTTCTCCAGAGTGAACGTTCATATGCCTGTCAAGGTTCTGTTTTTGtctgaaactttttccacactgttggcaggtgaacgGCGTGTCTCCGATGGAAATTCTTTTATGGTCTTGAAAGTGTTCTTCACGATTGAAAGCCTTTCCATGCTGAAGGCATTTGTAGGggttctctccagtgtgaatgtTCATGTGCCTGTCAAGGTTCTTTTTTTGtctgaaactttttccacactgttggcaggtgaacggcttctctccagtgtgaattcttttGTGGTTTTCAAAGTTTTCTTTACGAATGAAACTCTTTCTGCACTGAAGGCATGTGTAGGGGTTCTCTCCAGAATGAATGTTCATGTGCCTGTCaaggttttgtttttgtctaaaactttttccacactgttggcaggcgaacggcttctctccagtgtgaattcttttGTGGTTTTCAAAGTGGTCTTCACGATTGAAAGCCTTTCCACACTGAAGGCATGTGTAGGagttctctccagtgtgaatgtTCATGTGCCTGTCAAGGTCCTTTTTTTGtctgaaactttttccacactgttggcaggcaAACggcctctctccagtgtgaattcttttGTGGTTTTCAAAGTGTTCTTTACgtttgaaactttttccacactgaagGCATGTGTAGGGCTTCTCTCCAGAGTGAATGTTCATATGCCTGTCACGGTTCTGTTTTCgtttgaaactttttccacactgttgacagGTGAATGGCATCTCTATAATGTGAATTCTTATGTGGTCTTGAAAGTGTTCTTCATGATTGAAACTCTTTCTACACTGAGAGCAGGTGTAATGCTTCCCTCTACTGTGAAtcttcatgtggactttaaggtttcCTGTTgtactgaaactctttccacactgttggcagataAAATGAGTTCCAGTACCAGCCTTTTGAGCTATTTTTCTTGAGGAAGTGTTTTCAATCTGTGAGTGACAAAAAGATTTTCCTCCAGTAATGAAATCATGATGGTTGTTAAATTTATCTCTCCCTTCCATTTCATTTAGTGCTTCATTCTCCTCTTTCAGTGCCATCAGGTCTgagacaaaaaagaaagaaatgttaaCACCCGTTTAATGCCATAAAGCAATAGACATCCAAATGTTTATATgttaatcatcaaaatcaattgcAAGCGAGCACAGCAGGAccgaaaaagaagaaaaaaaaatacagaacgaTATAAAAATAACCaacatacagtatctcacagaagtgagtacacccctcacatttttgtaaatattttatatcttttcatgtgacaacactgaagaaatttcactttgctacaatgtaatgagtgtacagcttgtataacactgtcaatttgctgtcccctaaaataactcaacacacagccattaatgtctaaactgctggccacaaaagtgagtacacctcTAAGTGAAagtgtccaaattgggcccaaagtgtcaatattttgtgtggccactaTTATTTTCCAACACTACTTAAacggattagttcactttcaaataaaattttccaaaattatagtttcagtgcagcttcaaagggctttagacgataccagatgaggaataagggtcttatctagcaaaatgacTGGTCATTTTTGCTTCACAGGTTGCCAatggagtcctcttccactcctccatgatgacatcatggagctggtggatgttagagaccttgcgctcctccacctttCATTTGAGGATGctccacagatgctcaatatgGTTTAGGTCTGGATACATGCTTGGCCACTCCATCACCTTTGCCCTCAGCTtatttagcaaggcagtggtcatcttggaggtgtgtttggggtcgttatgTTGGAATCCAATATGTTAGCTCATACTCTGCTTAAG from Chanodichthys erythropterus isolate Z2021 chromosome 8, ASM2448905v1, whole genome shotgun sequence encodes:
- the LOC137025245 gene encoding zinc finger protein 568-like — translated: MEFIKEESEDIKMEFIKEESEDMRIEETFTVKREETEEQTDLMALKEENEALNEMEGRDKFNNHHDFITGGKSFCHSQIENTSSRKIAQKAGTGTHFICQQCGKSFSTTGNLKVHMKIHSGEKPYTCLQCGKSFKRKEHFENHKRIHTGERPFACQQCGKSFRQKKDLDRHMNIHTGENSYTCLQCGKAFNREDHFENHKRIHTGEKPFACQQCGKSFRQKQNLDRHMNIHSGENPYTCLQCRKSFIRKENFENHKRIHTGEKPFTCQQCGKSFRQKKNLDRHMNIHTGEKPFTCQQCGKSFRQKQNLDRHMNVHSGENPYTCLQCGKSFSRKEHFENHKRIHTGEKPFACQQCGKSFRQKKDLDRHMNIHTGENSYTCLQCGKSFNRDEHFQDHIRIHTGEKPFTCQQCGKSFRQKRNHARHMIIHSGENPYKCLVESVERVSNRKDTLKTIKEFTLESSHSSDNSVERISI